A window from Bacteroidales bacterium encodes these proteins:
- the lpxA gene encoding acyl-ACP--UDP-N-acetylglucosamine O-acyltransferase: protein MNQPLAYVHPQARIAKNVVIEPFVNIEKNVEIGEGTWIGSNVTIMEGARIGKNCRIFPGAVIAAIPQDLKYSGEDTLVRVGDNTTIREFVTINRGTKANMETVVGNNCLLMAYVHIAHDCVVGNNCILANAVTLAGHIVVEDWAIIGGVTAVHQFVNVGQHSMISGGSLVRKDVPPYTKAAREPLSYVGINSVGLRRRGFGPDKINEIQEIYRYIYLKGHNVSQALEMIEAMMPATAERDEIISFVTSSARGIMRGYTGSRD, encoded by the coding sequence ATGAATCAACCGCTTGCCTATGTGCATCCTCAAGCCAGGATCGCAAAAAATGTCGTAATCGAACCTTTTGTCAATATCGAAAAAAATGTCGAGATTGGTGAAGGTACCTGGATCGGATCCAATGTAACCATCATGGAAGGTGCAAGGATCGGAAAAAACTGCCGGATTTTTCCCGGTGCCGTTATTGCTGCCATTCCCCAGGATCTGAAATATTCAGGGGAAGATACACTCGTGAGAGTAGGCGACAATACGACCATCCGTGAATTTGTGACCATTAACAGGGGCACCAAAGCCAATATGGAAACCGTAGTTGGCAATAACTGCCTTCTGATGGCTTATGTACATATTGCTCATGACTGTGTAGTCGGGAATAATTGTATCCTGGCCAATGCGGTTACCCTTGCAGGACATATTGTTGTTGAAGACTGGGCCATTATTGGTGGTGTAACTGCGGTTCATCAGTTTGTTAATGTGGGTCAGCACAGTATGATTTCCGGAGGTTCACTCGTTCGTAAAGATGTACCCCCTTATACTAAAGCCGCCCGTGAGCCACTGTCCTATGTAGGGATTAACTCGGTAGGCCTGAGAAGGCGTGGATTTGGCCCTGACAAAATCAATGAAATCCAGGAAATATACCGGTATATATACCTGAAAGGCCATAATGTGAGCCAGGCGCTGGAAATGATAGAAGCCATGATGCCAGCCACCGCTGAAAGGGATGAGATCATCTCGTTTGTCACCAGTTCTGCCAGGGGAATTATGCGTGGGTATACGGGATCACGGGATTAG